One region of Anaerolineae bacterium genomic DNA includes:
- a CDS encoding response regulator transcription factor gives MKKSILVVDDDPKIVEIVSLYLKREGYRVLAAYDGRQALEMAREKRPDLIVLDLMLPGLDGMDVCRLLRDESDVPILMLTARASDEDKLRGFDVGADDYLTKPFNPRELVARVRAILRRVESEEEPPKDMRFGDLEISVMRHEVRLRGSPVNLTPTEFRILTTLAQEPGRAFSRVELLERAFGYDYEGLERTVDVHIMNIRRKIEPEPRRPRYIVTVPGVGYRFEGEHVE, from the coding sequence ATGAAGAAGAGCATTTTGGTGGTGGATGACGACCCGAAGATCGTGGAAATCGTCTCGCTGTACCTGAAGCGGGAGGGTTATCGGGTGCTGGCCGCCTACGACGGGAGGCAGGCGCTGGAGATGGCGCGCGAGAAAAGGCCCGACTTGATCGTGCTGGATCTGATGCTGCCGGGGCTGGACGGCATGGATGTCTGCCGGCTGTTGCGCGACGAGTCCGACGTCCCCATCCTGATGCTGACCGCCCGCGCCTCCGACGAGGATAAACTGCGCGGCTTCGACGTCGGGGCGGACGATTACCTGACCAAGCCCTTCAACCCGCGCGAGCTGGTGGCGCGCGTGCGGGCCATCTTGCGGCGGGTGGAGAGCGAGGAAGAACCGCCGAAGGATATGCGCTTCGGAGACCTGGAAATCAGCGTGATGCGGCACGAGGTGCGCCTGCGCGGCAGTCCGGTGAATTTGACGCCCACCGAGTTTCGCATCCTGACGACCCTGGCGCAGGAGCCGGGCCGGGCCTTCAGCCGGGTGGAACTGCTGGAGCGCGCCTTCGGGTACGATTATGAGGGGTTGGAGCGGACGGTGGATGTGCATATCATGAACATCCGCCGCAAGATTGAGCCGGAGCCGCGCCGGCCGCGCTACATCGTCACCGTGCCCGGCGTGGGTTACCGCTTTGAGGGGGAACATGTGGAATAG